One genomic region from bacterium encodes:
- a CDS encoding S9 family peptidase codes for MSTSSRPEAPPKRPIAVDDILKWKVAGAPVLSPDGGRIVCPLTIVDDPANGYQIHLWLVPVPAASESNRPAPRQLTTARSRDTGPRWSPDGTRVAFISDRGGTKQAWVISIDGGEARPLTSGSLAPAELAWSPDGKSVAFSGKPEAAGRPEQSDVRVISRLHYKQDGEGFWDGRWKQIFVVPAAGGDARQITQGDYDHMAPVWSPDGALLAYTGNALPDADLDPRNDLWIIRADGAGSPRRLTRTIGAVETPAWSPDGERIAYLGHDSACGGATLVRLWVAAVDGAEPACVTGGYEGNIGHHIGSDVRSQPSSGGLTWAPGGDRIYFLTTERGNCQVASASLADGAVRLETAGEHDLIGCSLDAAGRRVACVETDPLTPGEVAVAELGGGRPAAFRRLSAWNAPLAGALALARPERFEYKTPDGYVFDGWVMKPAGAGRRVPAVLEIHGGPHGSYGHTFSNQLQLICAAGYGVVYTNPRGSHGYGQAFLAATHHDWGGGDYEDLMGALDRALALHEWIDPDRLGVCGGSYGGYMTNWILGHTQRFRAGVTLRSTCNRYNHWGTGDIAYHGADWEFPGAPWESPEFYLERSPITYVRQMKTPLLILHGENDLRCSIEQAEQLFVALRRQGTPTLFVRFPGESHSMSSSGQPRHRTEEMTHLLGWFHTHLGARAANGRAREPKE; via the coding sequence TTGTCCACGTCTTCGCGCCCCGAAGCGCCCCCTAAGCGTCCGATCGCGGTCGACGATATCTTAAAGTGGAAAGTGGCCGGCGCGCCGGTCCTGTCGCCCGACGGCGGCCGGATCGTCTGTCCCCTCACGATCGTCGACGACCCCGCCAACGGTTATCAGATCCACCTCTGGCTGGTGCCGGTTCCGGCGGCCTCGGAGTCGAATCGGCCGGCGCCGCGACAGCTCACCACCGCACGGTCCCGCGACACGGGGCCGCGCTGGTCGCCGGACGGCACCCGGGTCGCCTTCATTTCCGACCGCGGCGGAACGAAGCAGGCCTGGGTGATCTCGATCGACGGCGGCGAGGCGCGGCCGTTGACCTCGGGCTCGCTCGCGCCGGCGGAACTGGCCTGGTCGCCCGACGGCAAGTCGGTCGCGTTCAGCGGCAAGCCGGAGGCCGCGGGCCGCCCCGAGCAGAGCGACGTACGCGTCATCTCGCGGCTGCATTACAAGCAGGACGGCGAAGGCTTCTGGGACGGCCGGTGGAAACAGATCTTCGTTGTTCCCGCCGCCGGCGGGGACGCCCGCCAGATCACCCAGGGAGACTACGATCACATGGCGCCCGTCTGGTCGCCCGACGGGGCCCTTCTCGCGTATACCGGCAACGCCTTGCCCGACGCGGATCTCGATCCGCGCAACGACCTGTGGATCATCCGCGCGGACGGCGCCGGCTCGCCGCGACGCCTCACGCGCACCATCGGCGCCGTCGAAACGCCGGCCTGGTCGCCAGACGGCGAGCGGATCGCGTATCTCGGCCACGACAGCGCATGCGGCGGGGCCACCCTTGTGCGCCTCTGGGTCGCCGCTGTGGACGGGGCCGAGCCGGCGTGCGTAACCGGCGGCTACGAGGGGAACATCGGACATCACATCGGGAGCGACGTGCGCTCGCAGCCGAGCTCGGGCGGTCTCACCTGGGCGCCGGGCGGCGACCGGATCTACTTTCTCACGACGGAGCGCGGCAACTGCCAGGTTGCATCGGCATCCCTCGCGGACGGCGCCGTCCGGCTCGAGACGGCAGGAGAGCACGATCTCATCGGCTGCTCGCTCGACGCCGCGGGCCGCCGCGTCGCCTGCGTCGAGACCGACCCGCTCACCCCGGGTGAAGTGGCGGTCGCCGAGCTCGGCGGCGGTCGCCCCGCGGCCTTCCGGCGCCTGTCGGCGTGGAACGCGCCGCTGGCCGGCGCGCTGGCGCTCGCGCGGCCGGAACGGTTCGAGTACAAAACCCCGGACGGATACGTGTTCGACGGCTGGGTGATGAAGCCGGCCGGCGCCGGCCGCCGCGTGCCCGCGGTCCTGGAAATCCACGGCGGTCCCCACGGCTCGTACGGCCACACGTTCTCGAATCAGCTGCAGCTCATCTGCGCCGCGGGCTACGGCGTCGTCTACACGAACCCGCGGGGCAGCCACGGCTACGGACAGGCCTTCCTCGCGGCGACCCACCACGACTGGGGCGGCGGCGATTACGAGGACCTGATGGGGGCGCTGGACCGCGCGCTGGCGCTCCACGAGTGGATCGATCCGGACCGGCTCGGGGTGTGCGGCGGCAGCTACGGCGGCTACATGACCAACTGGATCCTCGGGCACACCCAGCGGTTCCGGGCCGGCGTCACGCTGCGCAGCACGTGCAACCGCTACAACCATTGGGGCACCGGCGATATCGCCTATCACGGGGCGGACTGGGAGTTCCCCGGCGCACCGTGGGAGTCCCCGGAGTTCTACCTCGAGCGATCCCCGATCACATACGTGCGCCAGATGAAGACCCCGCTGCTCATCCTGCACGGCGAGAACGACCTGCGGTGCTCGATCGAACAGGCGGAGCAGTTGTTCGTCGCGCTCCGGCGGCAGGGGACGCCGACGCTGTTCGTGCGCTTCCCGGGCGAAAGCCACAGCATGTCCTCGTCGGGGCAGCCCCGGCACCGCACCGAAGAGATGACGCACCTGCTCGGATGGTTCCACACGCACCTCGGCGCGCGGGCGGCCAACGGCCGGGCGCGCGAGCCAAAGGAGTGA
- a CDS encoding YceI family protein — protein sequence MKQGRLAIVAAGVALVAAAAMWQSSAGGTSVPRTFAAAAPATPIQVPAAAQRFVIDPQVSEASYHVGETFFRDNQFKVAVGVTHDIQGDIYVDRSRPDQSRIGPITINVNQLTSDSRHRDSAIRGRWLESDKYPTAVFMATSIEGLPKTYVAGQTVRVRISGNLTVHNVTKPTVFTGTLKLSGDTLTGAMETTVLMRDFGFDPPSIMMLQTEDKATLDFQFTAHPFGA from the coding sequence ATGAAGCAAGGCAGACTCGCGATCGTCGCCGCGGGCGTCGCATTGGTCGCGGCCGCCGCGATGTGGCAGAGTTCGGCGGGCGGCACATCGGTCCCGCGGACGTTCGCCGCCGCGGCGCCGGCCACGCCGATCCAGGTCCCGGCCGCCGCGCAGCGGTTCGTGATCGATCCGCAGGTGTCCGAGGCCTCGTACCACGTCGGCGAGACGTTCTTCCGCGACAATCAGTTCAAGGTCGCGGTCGGCGTCACGCACGACATCCAGGGCGATATCTACGTGGACCGCTCACGGCCGGATCAGAGCCGCATCGGGCCGATCACCATCAACGTCAACCAGCTCACGTCGGACAGCCGGCACCGCGACAGCGCGATTCGGGGCCGCTGGCTGGAATCCGACAAGTACCCGACGGCCGTCTTCATGGCTACATCGATCGAGGGCCTGCCGAAGACGTATGTCGCCGGCCAGACCGTCCGCGTGCGGATCTCCGGCAACCTCACGGTGCACAACGTCACCAAACCCACCGTGTTTACCGGCACGCTCAAGCTGAGCGGCGACACCCTGACCGGCGCGATGGAAACCACGGTGCTGATGAGGGACTTCGGCTTCGATCCGCCGAGCATCATGATGCTGCAGACCGAGGACAAGGCGACGCTCGACTTCCAGTTCACCGCCCACCCGTTCGGCGCGTAG
- a CDS encoding tRNA-binding protein, protein MDPLDAFQALDLRVGRVTAAEPLDGAKKPAYRLTIDFGPLGTRGSSAQLTRLYRAEELVGRSVIAAVNLGVRRIAGFTSEVLVLGVPDEHGRVVLLSTERDVPAGGRVF, encoded by the coding sequence ATCGATCCGCTGGACGCGTTTCAAGCGTTGGACCTGCGCGTGGGGCGGGTCACGGCCGCGGAGCCGCTCGACGGGGCGAAGAAGCCGGCCTACCGGCTGACGATCGATTTTGGGCCCCTCGGCACGCGCGGGTCGAGCGCGCAGCTTACGAGACTGTACCGCGCGGAGGAACTGGTCGGACGCTCGGTCATCGCCGCGGTCAACCTCGGCGTTCGGCGGATCGCCGGCTTTACGTCGGAAGTGCTCGTGCTCGGCGTGCCGGACGAGCACGGCCGCGTCGTGCTCCTCTCCACGGAGCGCGACGTGCCGGCCGGCGGGCGGGTGTTCTAG
- a CDS encoding GNAT family N-acetyltransferase yields MTTIQIRSARDEDREAIRNVTLAAYEEYALAIPEPFWLAYRRHLLATLETKGPEDRIVAERGGLVVGSVLLYPPAAGAYGPAGGDGRWPEVRLLAVLPEARGHGVGSALMRECVRRAREMGAPVLGLHTTDMMRAAVRMYERMGFTRAPETDFEPGGGIVVKGLRLDLAGLR; encoded by the coding sequence ATGACGACAATCCAGATCCGCAGCGCGCGCGACGAGGACCGCGAAGCGATTCGGAACGTGACGCTGGCGGCCTACGAAGAATACGCGCTGGCGATCCCGGAGCCGTTCTGGCTCGCGTACCGGCGCCATTTGCTGGCCACGCTCGAGACGAAGGGTCCGGAAGATCGCATCGTCGCCGAGCGCGGCGGGCTCGTCGTCGGAAGCGTGCTGCTCTACCCGCCCGCCGCGGGCGCGTATGGGCCGGCCGGCGGGGACGGCCGGTGGCCCGAGGTCCGTCTGTTGGCGGTGCTGCCCGAGGCCCGGGGGCACGGGGTGGGGAGCGCGTTGATGCGGGAGTGCGTGCGCCGCGCGCGCGAAATGGGCGCCCCGGTGCTCGGGCTGCACACGACGGACATGATGCGGGCCGCGGTCCGCATGTACGAGCGCATGGGCTTCACGCGCGCACCCGAGACGGATTTCGAGCCGGGCGGCGGGATCGTGGTGAAGGGCCTTCGTCTAGATCTGGCCGGCCTGAGGTAG
- a CDS encoding STAS domain-containing protein, whose amino-acid sequence MRVSYRVEETEAGTIISVFDDIDLANANLLADALFSLIDTRRDIVVDFRGLRYIDSVGLHILLRAGQRAERLGCDVTVVAVRPIRQLVEQIGLGRLMSIVSDIPPSHQAPKTAAAPAAAAGVRPKTPEPKPGTPGEPKKSTAPSRTES is encoded by the coding sequence ATGCGGGTAAGCTATCGGGTCGAGGAAACCGAAGCGGGCACGATCATCAGCGTGTTCGACGATATCGATCTGGCCAATGCGAATCTGCTGGCAGATGCGCTCTTCAGCCTGATCGACACCCGTCGCGACATCGTGGTCGACTTTCGCGGCCTGCGGTACATCGACAGTGTCGGCCTCCACATTTTGCTGCGCGCCGGTCAGCGGGCGGAGCGCCTCGGCTGCGATGTGACCGTGGTGGCCGTGCGCCCGATCCGTCAACTTGTGGAGCAGATCGGGCTCGGCCGGCTGATGTCGATCGTGTCCGACATCCCGCCGTCGCATCAAGCACCGAAGACGGCCGCAGCGCCGGCCGCTGCCGCCGGCGTGCGTCCGAAGACGCCCGAGCCGAAGCCCGGCACGCCCGGCGAGCCAAAAAAGTCTACCGCGCCCTCGCGAACCGAGTCGTAG
- the pip gene encoding prolyl aminopeptidase has protein sequence MTPLYPEVEPYERGMLDTGDGNRVYWETCGNPRGKAAVVLHGGPGSGCAPWHRRLFDPAAYRVVLFDQRGCGRSTPHASDPATSLTANTTPNLIEDIERLRGHLEIERWLVLGGSWGSTLALAYAERHPARVTEIVLFGVTTGRRREFDWWFRGGASVLFPAEWERLRAALPAADRDGDIVEAYYRLLHDADPAVRRRAAADWCTWESAGLTWPPAPRLSPRFTDPVYAMAFARLVTHYVRRDAWLEDGVLLRDAGALAGIPGVMVQGRLDFGAPIAWAWDLSKVWPRAELVVVAGAGHAGDQPGIAAELVRATTRFARAR, from the coding sequence GTGACGCCGCTCTACCCGGAGGTCGAGCCCTACGAGCGCGGGATGCTCGACACCGGCGACGGCAACCGCGTGTACTGGGAGACGTGCGGCAATCCGCGCGGGAAGGCGGCCGTGGTCCTGCACGGCGGTCCCGGCTCGGGATGCGCCCCGTGGCACCGCCGGCTTTTCGACCCCGCGGCCTACCGCGTCGTACTCTTCGACCAACGGGGGTGCGGACGCAGCACGCCGCACGCGAGCGACCCGGCCACGAGCCTCACGGCCAATACGACCCCGAACCTGATCGAGGATATCGAGCGGCTGCGCGGGCACCTCGAAATCGAGCGGTGGCTCGTGCTGGGCGGATCATGGGGCAGCACGCTGGCCCTCGCGTACGCGGAGCGGCATCCGGCGCGTGTTACGGAGATCGTCTTGTTCGGCGTGACGACGGGCCGGCGCCGGGAGTTCGACTGGTGGTTCCGCGGCGGCGCGTCGGTCCTCTTTCCGGCCGAATGGGAGCGGCTGCGCGCGGCGCTCCCGGCGGCGGACCGCGACGGCGACATCGTCGAAGCGTATTACCGGCTGCTTCACGATGCCGATCCGGCAGTCCGCCGGCGGGCGGCGGCCGATTGGTGCACCTGGGAGTCCGCCGGACTCACGTGGCCCCCGGCGCCGCGGCTGTCCCCTCGATTCACCGACCCCGTCTACGCGATGGCCTTTGCCCGGCTCGTGACGCACTACGTCCGGCGCGACGCGTGGCTCGAGGACGGGGTGCTCTTGCGGGACGCCGGTGCACTCGCCGGCATCCCCGGCGTCATGGTGCAGGGCCGTCTCGATTTCGGAGCGCCGATCGCCTGGGCGTGGGATCTTAGTAAGGTGTGGCCGCGCGCGGAGCTGGTGGTCGTCGCCGGCGCGGGGCACGCCGGCGATCAGCCCGGCATCGCCGCCGAACTGGTCCGCGCTACGACTCGGTTCGCGAGGGCGCGGTAG
- a CDS encoding HD domain-containing phosphohydrolase, with protein MNDSVRPPGPGSGGRPLRVLIIEDEAAHAELEVRALRRAGFAVDAKVVDTEAGYLAALSADLDLIISDNSLPRFDALRAADALRERGLDVPMIVVSGTIGEEAAVELLKRGVVDYLLKDRLARLGAAVARALDERHLRREKRRADAELQEAYDSTLAGWSRALDLRDKETEGHSERVAELTLRMARMMGLPETDLVHIRRGALLHDIGKMGVPDSILLKPGPLSPDEWALMRRHPVLAYELLAPIAYLRPALDIPYCHHERWDGTGYPRGLTETQIPLAARIFALADTWDALRSDRPYRPAFRKEQAVIYIREQAGRHFDPGLVDPFLQLVAGEPEGAGGS; from the coding sequence ATGAACGATTCCGTGCGGCCGCCGGGGCCCGGTTCGGGCGGGCGGCCGCTGCGCGTGCTCATCATCGAGGATGAAGCGGCGCACGCCGAGCTGGAAGTGCGGGCGCTGCGGCGGGCCGGCTTCGCCGTCGATGCGAAGGTCGTGGACACCGAGGCCGGCTACCTCGCCGCGCTGTCGGCCGATCTCGATCTCATCATTTCAGACAACAGCCTGCCGCGGTTTGACGCGTTGAGGGCCGCGGACGCGCTGCGGGAGCGCGGCCTCGACGTCCCGATGATCGTGGTCTCCGGGACCATCGGCGAAGAGGCGGCCGTCGAGCTGTTGAAGCGCGGCGTCGTCGACTACCTGCTGAAGGACCGCCTGGCGCGCCTCGGCGCGGCGGTGGCGCGCGCGCTCGACGAACGGCATCTCCGGCGCGAGAAGCGTCGCGCGGACGCGGAGCTGCAGGAGGCCTACGACTCCACCCTGGCCGGATGGTCCCGGGCCCTCGACCTGCGCGACAAGGAAACCGAGGGCCACAGCGAACGCGTCGCCGAGCTGACGCTGCGGATGGCGCGCATGATGGGGCTGCCCGAAACCGACCTGGTGCACATCCGGCGCGGCGCGCTGCTGCACGACATCGGAAAAATGGGCGTTCCCGACAGCATTCTGCTCAAGCCGGGTCCGCTCAGTCCCGACGAGTGGGCGCTCATGCGGAGGCATCCCGTGCTCGCGTACGAGCTCCTGGCGCCGATCGCCTACCTCCGGCCCGCGCTCGATATCCCTTACTGCCACCACGAGCGGTGGGACGGGACCGGGTACCCGCGCGGCCTGACGGAAACGCAGATTCCGCTCGCGGCGAGGATCTTCGCGCTTGCCGACACCTGGGACGCGCTGCGCTCGGACCGTCCGTACCGGCCGGCGTTCCGCAAAGAGCAGGCCGTCATCTACATCCGCGAGCAGGCCGGGCGGCATTTCGATCCTGGGCTCGTCGATCCGTTCCTCCAGTTGGTGGCCGGCGAACCGGAGGGCGCGGGCGGATCCTGA
- a CDS encoding response regulator has product MTDGSVEIILIEDNPEHAELTVRALKRHHVTNNIRVLRDGAEAVDVLLPRDGSNPPPARLILLDLKLPKLDGVEVLRRIKHDERTRMIPVVVLTSSAEDRDLTECYRLGVNSYIVKPVDFQQFSDAARSVGFYWMLLNQLPPVPADA; this is encoded by the coding sequence ATGACCGACGGGTCTGTCGAAATCATATTGATCGAGGACAACCCCGAGCACGCCGAGCTCACGGTGCGCGCGCTGAAGCGCCACCACGTGACAAACAACATCCGCGTGCTCCGGGACGGCGCCGAGGCCGTGGACGTGCTGCTGCCGCGTGACGGAAGCAATCCGCCGCCCGCGCGGCTGATCCTGCTGGACCTCAAGCTGCCGAAATTGGACGGCGTCGAGGTGCTGCGCCGGATCAAGCACGACGAGCGGACCAGAATGATCCCCGTCGTGGTGTTGACCTCGTCGGCGGAGGACCGCGACCTTACGGAGTGCTACCGTCTCGGAGTCAACAGCTATATCGTCAAGCCGGTCGATTTTCAACAGTTCTCCGACGCCGCCCGGTCGGTCGGATTTTACTGGATGTTGTTGAATCAGCTGCCCCCTGTGCCGGCGGACGCATGA
- a CDS encoding dipeptidase → MDYAAADAYLSKQRERHLAELQDFLRIPSVSALPAHRPDIARASEWLAERLRATGVPEVRIMPTSGNPVVYGAWPARDGAPTILLYGHYDVQPVDPVALWQTPPFEPAIREGRLVARGASDDKGSLFIPLLALEAIGSIAGGPPVNLKFLFEGEEETGSPNLAPFLHEHRALLAADVTVSADGGQWDVETPSLALGNRGLTGLQIDLRGAATDLHSGTYGGAVANPLHALAALLAGMHDADGRVTVGGFYDAVRTLSAAERRELARVPFDEAALREELGIAQFVGEPDYTPLERTWIRPTLEVNGMWGGFQGDGSKTVLPNEAHAKITCRLVPDQDPDQIAQAVEQHIRRHAPAGVTVTVTRSKGKARPYLMPAEHPSLAAAAKALRATYGKDPVRVRVGGTLPVSDLVKRELGTWLVFFAFGEPDNLVHAPNEFLRLQTFDRGTRAYVRFFDELGRTDAASLRA, encoded by the coding sequence ATGGACTACGCGGCGGCGGACGCCTACCTCAGCAAGCAGCGGGAGCGGCATCTCGCCGAACTGCAGGACTTCCTCCGCATTCCGAGCGTCAGCGCGCTTCCGGCCCACCGCCCGGACATCGCGCGCGCCTCGGAGTGGCTCGCGGAGCGTCTGCGGGCCACCGGCGTGCCCGAAGTCCGCATCATGCCGACGAGCGGCAACCCGGTCGTCTACGGCGCGTGGCCCGCGCGGGATGGGGCGCCGACGATCCTCTTGTACGGACACTACGACGTGCAGCCGGTCGACCCGGTCGCGCTGTGGCAGACGCCGCCCTTCGAGCCGGCGATCCGCGAGGGCCGGCTGGTCGCCCGCGGCGCGAGTGACGACAAAGGCAGTCTGTTCATCCCGCTGCTCGCGCTCGAGGCGATCGGCAGCATCGCCGGCGGGCCGCCGGTCAACCTCAAGTTTCTCTTCGAGGGCGAGGAAGAGACCGGCAGTCCAAACCTGGCGCCGTTCCTGCACGAGCACCGCGCGCTGCTCGCGGCGGACGTGACGGTGAGCGCGGACGGCGGCCAGTGGGACGTCGAGACGCCGTCGCTCGCGCTCGGGAACCGCGGCCTCACGGGCCTGCAGATCGATCTGCGCGGCGCCGCGACCGATCTGCACTCCGGGACCTACGGCGGGGCCGTCGCCAATCCGCTTCACGCGCTGGCCGCGCTGCTCGCCGGCATGCATGACGCGGACGGGCGGGTCACCGTCGGCGGGTTCTACGACGCGGTCAGGACGCTGAGCGCCGCGGAACGCCGCGAGCTCGCGCGGGTACCGTTCGACGAAGCGGCGCTGCGCGAGGAGCTCGGCATCGCGCAGTTCGTCGGAGAGCCGGACTACACGCCCCTCGAGCGCACGTGGATCCGCCCGACGCTCGAGGTCAACGGAATGTGGGGCGGTTTTCAGGGCGACGGCAGCAAGACTGTGCTGCCGAACGAGGCCCACGCAAAGATCACGTGCCGGCTGGTGCCCGATCAAGATCCGGATCAGATCGCGCAGGCGGTCGAGCAGCACATTCGCCGCCACGCGCCGGCGGGTGTCACGGTGACGGTGACGCGGTCCAAGGGAAAGGCCCGGCCGTACCTCATGCCGGCCGAGCACCCGAGCCTGGCGGCCGCGGCGAAGGCGCTCCGCGCGACATACGGCAAGGACCCCGTACGCGTGCGCGTCGGCGGGACGCTGCCGGTCTCAGACCTGGTCAAGCGGGAGCTCGGGACGTGGCTCGTGTTTTTCGCCTTCGGCGAGCCCGACAATCTGGTGCACGCGCCGAACGAGTTCCTCCGCCTGCAGACGTTCGACCGGGGAACGCGCGCCTACGTGCGCTTCTTCGACGAGCTCGGCCGAACCGACGCCGCGAGCCTGCGCGCGTAG
- a CDS encoding pyridoxal-dependent decarboxylase, with translation MADAFDASGHEDRPTLEIDPEEFRRLAHRTVDLVSDYLAGIRGRSVFRPMTVEERRALLEQPLPEDGLAPEAALRRFQEFVLPHPMGNGHPRFFGWVNAPPAPIAVLAELLAAAMNPSCAGGDHAAIYLERCAVRWLAELLGYPAEGGMGLLTSGGSMASLTCLAAARHHAVAELGGDVRSAGLPQAGLVLYMSEEGHSCLRKSAELLGLGANAVRTVPVDAAWRLDVAALREAIARDRAAGRRPFCVSASAGTVNTGAIDPLDSVARVCAEERLWFHVDGAYGAPGVLDPSAASHYAGMARADSLAIDPHKWFSVPVECGCALVRDGRLLRDTFSLVPPYLQTEEGKGFGGLPWYSEYGFQQTRGFRALKLWMTLQHLGRRGAAAHVARHTVLARRLAGMVETAPDFELSAPVTLSIVCFRYVPDGWSRDDARLDELNKTIMQEVQAGGEAFLTNAVLRGRFALRACILHYATAEPDLVALLDVIRQAGRRLAGR, from the coding sequence ATGGCCGACGCGTTCGACGCCTCGGGGCACGAAGATAGGCCGACGCTCGAGATCGACCCGGAGGAGTTCCGGCGCCTCGCCCACCGGACGGTGGATCTCGTCTCGGACTATCTCGCCGGCATCCGCGGACGTTCCGTGTTTCGTCCGATGACCGTCGAAGAGCGCCGCGCGCTCCTCGAGCAGCCGCTGCCCGAGGACGGTCTTGCGCCGGAGGCGGCACTGCGCCGCTTCCAGGAATTCGTGCTCCCGCACCCGATGGGCAACGGGCATCCGCGTTTCTTTGGGTGGGTCAATGCGCCGCCGGCTCCGATCGCGGTGCTCGCCGAATTGCTCGCGGCGGCGATGAACCCGAGCTGCGCCGGCGGTGACCACGCCGCGATCTATCTCGAGCGGTGCGCGGTCCGCTGGCTGGCGGAGCTGCTCGGCTATCCCGCCGAGGGCGGGATGGGCCTGCTCACGAGCGGCGGGTCGATGGCGTCGCTCACCTGTTTGGCCGCCGCCCGTCACCACGCGGTCGCCGAGCTCGGGGGTGACGTGCGGAGCGCCGGCCTGCCGCAGGCCGGCCTGGTCCTGTACATGTCCGAGGAAGGGCACAGCTGCCTGCGCAAGTCGGCTGAGTTGCTCGGCCTCGGCGCGAACGCGGTTCGGACGGTGCCGGTCGACGCGGCGTGGCGGCTCGACGTCGCGGCGCTCCGGGAGGCGATCGCGCGGGATCGCGCCGCCGGACGCCGTCCCTTCTGCGTGAGCGCAAGCGCCGGAACCGTCAACACCGGGGCGATCGATCCGCTGGACTCGGTCGCCCGCGTCTGTGCGGAGGAACGTCTGTGGTTCCACGTCGACGGGGCGTACGGCGCGCCCGGCGTGCTCGACCCGTCCGCGGCGTCCCACTATGCCGGGATGGCCCGGGCCGATTCGCTGGCGATCGATCCTCACAAGTGGTTCTCCGTCCCCGTCGAGTGCGGCTGCGCGCTCGTCCGCGACGGCCGGCTGCTGCGGGACACGTTCAGCCTGGTGCCCCCGTATCTGCAGACCGAGGAGGGCAAAGGCTTCGGAGGCCTGCCGTGGTACTCGGAGTACGGTTTCCAGCAGACCCGCGGTTTTCGCGCGCTCAAGTTGTGGATGACGCTCCAGCATCTCGGGCGGCGCGGCGCCGCCGCGCACGTGGCGAGGCACACCGTCCTCGCCCGCCGGCTCGCCGGGATGGTGGAGACCGCGCCGGACTTCGAGTTGTCGGCGCCGGTCACGCTGTCGATCGTCTGCTTCCGGTACGTGCCCGACGGCTGGTCGCGCGACGACGCGCGCCTCGACGAATTGAACAAGACGATCATGCAGGAAGTCCAGGCCGGCGGAGAGGCGTTTCTGACCAACGCCGTCCTCCGCGGCCGCTTTGCGCTTCGCGCCTGCATCCTTCACTATGCGACGGCGGAGCCGGATCTGGTGGCGCTGCTCGACGTGATTCGGCAGGCCGGGCGGCGCCTGGCGGGACGCTGA